CGTTGGTCCCGAACATAGTTATTTGAAAGAAACTGGTCGCGTGCAGTATGTTTCTGTTACCGATGATGAAGCTCTCGATGCAGTGTTTGAACTCACGAAGTTAGAAGGAATTTTTCCTGCGCTCGAATCTGCACACGCGCTTGCGTATTTGAAAAAACTAAAACTCGCAATTCGTAACTCGAAACGTGAAATCCTCATCGTTGTAAATTTATCGGGACGCGGAGAAAAAGATTTGCCGACGATTTTACAAAATATAAAATAACTCTGCGAATGCTTTGCGACCTCTGCGCCTCTGCGTTTTAATCTTTACAACGCAGAGGCGCAGAGAACGCTGAGAAACACAGAGAAAAATTGCAATGAATAAACTTACTTCAAAACTACAATCACTCAAAAACGAAAAGAAGAAAGCACTTTCCATTTTTCTCACGGCGGGATTTCCAACAAGAGAGAAAACTATTTCGCTTGTGAAGGCAATTGAACGCGGCGGCGCAGATATTTTGGAATTGGGAATTCCGTTTTCTGACCCGCTTGCCGATGGACCGACGATTCAATTCAGTTCGCACATTGCATTGGAAAATGGAGTAACGCTTTCAAAAATATTTTCTATAGTGAAAGAGATACGCACGTTTTCTGAAATGCCAATCGTATTGATGGGATATACAAACTCATTGCTCGCTTTTGGAATTGAAAATTTTTTTGCTTCTTGTTCAGCATTTGGTGTTGATGGAATTATCGTTCCCGATTTACCGCTTGAGGAATCTCAAGAAATTATTTTACAAGCGAAAGAAAAAAACGTTTCCCCAATTTTTCTCGCTGCGCCGACAACAACGAATGAACGCTTGAAACTTCTCGATGAGAATTCGACGGGATTTTTATACTGCGTTTCGATAACCGGAGTTACGGGAGCGAGAAGAAATATTTCTCAACAGGCGAAAACATTTTTGAAACGCGCAAAGAAAGTAGTGAAGAAAAATCCGTTGCTTGTCGGTTTTGGAATTTCTTCAAAAGAAGATGCGCAGCAAATGAAAAATTTTTGTGATGGAATAATTGTCGGCAGCGCGTTAATAAATGTTATTCGTGAAAGTAAGAAGAATGAAATGGAAAAGAATGTGGAGAAATCTGTGAGAGAATTGCGAAGAGGATTGGATGAGTAGAATTTCTCTCAAAGACGCAAAGATGCAAAGTAAGTTTTTTAATTTTTCACTTTTAACTTTTCATTGAATTTATGGCTGGAAATTCCTTTGGAGAATTATTTCGTATTACAACGTTTGGTGAAAGTCACGGCAAAGCGGTTGGCGTAATCATTGACGGCGTGAA
Above is a window of Ignavibacteria bacterium DNA encoding:
- a CDS encoding tryptophan synthase subunit alpha codes for the protein MNKLTSKLQSLKNEKKKALSIFLTAGFPTREKTISLVKAIERGGADILELGIPFSDPLADGPTIQFSSHIALENGVTLSKIFSIVKEIRTFSEMPIVLMGYTNSLLAFGIENFFASCSAFGVDGIIVPDLPLEESQEIILQAKEKNVSPIFLAAPTTTNERLKLLDENSTGFLYCVSITGVTGARRNISQQAKTFLKRAKKVVKKNPLLVGFGISSKEDAQQMKNFCDGIIVGSALINVIRESKKNEMEKNVEKSVRELRRGLDE